Proteins from one Bradyrhizobium amphicarpaeae genomic window:
- a CDS encoding ABCB family ABC transporter ATP-binding protein/permease → MDRPQPFDGADVPNPAGGPPERATLMGTLAHLWPYIWPGDRVDLKMRVVWSLVLLLAAKLITLTVPFSFKWATDALTGANTAPVQADNWHLWVIASPLLLTASYGVMRVLMALLTQWRDGIFARVAMHAVRKLATITFIHMHELSLRFHLERKTGGLTRVLERGREGIEVIVRMVILQLIPTIVEVTLLMAVLLWQFDWRYVVATLITVTLYMYYTYIATEWRIGIRRKMNDSDTEANTKAIDSLLNYETVKYFSAEAREAQRYDKSVARYEEASVHSYTSLAVLNTGQAVIFTLGLTATMLMCAIGVRNGTNTVGDFVLVNAMMIQLYQPLNFMGMVYREIKQAIIDIEKMFNVLGREAEIKDVPDAKPLVVSAGNVRFEDVRFAYEPARPILKGISFEVPAGKTVAIVGPSGAGKSTISRLLFRLYDISGGRILIDGQDIREVTQASLRASIGMVPQDTVLFNDTIRYNIRYGRWDADDAEVEEAAQLAQIDHFIRMAPKGYETQVGERGLKLSGGEKQRVAIARTVLKAPPILVLDEATSALDTHTEHEIQGALDRVAKNRTSLVIAHRLSTIVGADEIIVLDQGRIAERGTHAQLLAHGGLYASMWNRQREAEAAREKLAKMADTSEAPNREPPPVDDALTAPAAAE, encoded by the coding sequence ATGGACCGACCTCAACCGTTCGACGGCGCCGACGTTCCCAACCCCGCCGGCGGTCCGCCGGAGCGGGCGACGCTGATGGGCACGCTGGCGCATCTGTGGCCCTATATCTGGCCGGGCGACCGCGTCGACCTGAAGATGCGCGTGGTGTGGTCGCTCGTACTGCTGCTCGCTGCCAAGCTGATCACGCTGACGGTGCCGTTCAGCTTCAAATGGGCGACCGATGCGCTGACCGGCGCCAACACGGCGCCGGTGCAGGCGGACAATTGGCACCTCTGGGTGATCGCCTCGCCGCTGCTGCTGACCGCGAGCTACGGTGTGATGCGCGTCCTGATGGCGCTGCTGACCCAATGGCGCGACGGCATCTTTGCGCGCGTCGCCATGCATGCGGTGCGCAAGCTCGCCACCATCACCTTCATCCACATGCACGAGCTGTCGTTGCGCTTTCACCTCGAGCGCAAGACCGGCGGCCTGACGCGCGTGCTCGAGCGTGGCCGCGAGGGCATCGAGGTCATCGTGCGCATGGTGATCCTGCAGCTGATCCCGACCATCGTCGAGGTCACTCTGCTGATGGCGGTGCTGCTCTGGCAATTCGACTGGCGCTACGTGGTCGCGACCCTGATCACGGTCACGCTCTACATGTACTACACCTACATCGCGACCGAGTGGCGGATCGGCATCCGCCGCAAGATGAACGATTCCGACACCGAGGCGAACACCAAGGCGATCGACTCGTTGCTCAACTACGAAACCGTGAAGTATTTCAGCGCCGAGGCGCGCGAGGCGCAGCGCTACGACAAGTCGGTCGCGCGCTACGAGGAGGCGAGCGTCCACAGCTACACCTCGCTCGCGGTGCTCAACACCGGCCAGGCCGTGATCTTCACGCTGGGGCTGACCGCGACCATGCTGATGTGCGCGATCGGCGTGCGCAACGGCACCAACACGGTCGGCGATTTCGTGCTTGTCAACGCCATGATGATCCAGCTTTACCAGCCCCTGAATTTCATGGGCATGGTCTATCGCGAGATCAAGCAGGCGATCATCGACATCGAGAAGATGTTCAACGTCCTCGGCCGCGAAGCCGAAATCAAGGATGTGCCCGATGCGAAGCCGCTGGTGGTCTCCGCCGGCAATGTGCGCTTCGAGGACGTGCGCTTTGCCTATGAGCCGGCGCGGCCGATCCTGAAAGGCATCAGCTTCGAGGTGCCGGCCGGCAAGACGGTCGCGATCGTCGGCCCGTCGGGTGCGGGCAAGTCGACCATCTCGCGGCTCCTGTTCCGTCTCTACGACATCTCCGGCGGCAGGATCCTGATCGACGGCCAGGACATTCGCGAGGTCACGCAGGCCAGCTTGCGCGCCTCGATCGGCATGGTGCCGCAGGACACCGTGCTGTTCAACGACACCATCCGCTACAACATCCGCTACGGTCGCTGGGACGCCGACGACGCCGAAGTCGAAGAGGCGGCGCAGCTGGCACAGATCGACCATTTCATCCGCATGGCGCCGAAGGGCTACGAGACCCAGGTCGGCGAACGCGGGCTGAAACTGTCGGGCGGCGAGAAGCAGCGCGTCGCGATCGCGCGCACGGTCTTGAAGGCGCCGCCGATCCTGGTGCTGGACGAGGCGACTTCGGCGCTCGATACCCATACTGAGCACGAGATCCAGGGCGCGCTCGACCGCGTGGCGAAGAACCGCACGTCGCTGGTGATCGCGCACCGGCTTTCGACCATCGTCGGGGCCGACGAGATCATCGTGCTGGACCAGGGCCGCATCGCCGAGCGGGGGACTCACGCCCAGCTGCTCGCGCATGGCGGTCTCTATGCCAGCATGTGGAACAGGCAGCGTGAAGCCGAGGCGGCCCGCGAGAAACTGGCCAAGATGGCCGATACCAGCGAGGCGCCCAACCGGGAGCCGCCGCCGGTCGACGACGCCCTGACGGCGCCTGCGGCAGCGGAGTGA
- a CDS encoding TIGR00730 family Rossman fold protein, with product MSTIKTVCVYCGSGPGTNPNFIEAAKALGKSLADNKIRLVYGGGSLGLMGAVATSVLDHGGTVTGIIPDFLRMRENALTRVQEMVVTPDMHERKRLMFERSDAFVALPGGLGTLEELVEQLTWQQLGRHAKPVLLANVDNFWEPLFSLVSHMRQTQFIRAGLSVDILKADKVEEIVPRLRAAAAQIPDGQRDLAPEVARKL from the coding sequence ATGAGCACGATCAAAACCGTCTGCGTCTATTGCGGCTCCGGCCCCGGAACCAATCCCAACTTCATCGAAGCGGCAAAGGCGCTTGGCAAATCGCTGGCGGACAATAAGATCCGCCTCGTCTATGGCGGCGGCTCGCTTGGCCTGATGGGGGCGGTCGCAACCTCGGTGCTGGATCACGGCGGCACCGTCACCGGCATCATCCCTGACTTCCTGCGGATGCGCGAGAACGCGCTGACGCGGGTGCAGGAGATGGTCGTCACGCCAGACATGCACGAGCGCAAGCGGCTGATGTTCGAGCGCTCGGACGCCTTCGTGGCCTTGCCCGGCGGGCTCGGCACGCTCGAAGAGCTGGTCGAGCAGTTGACCTGGCAGCAGCTCGGCCGTCACGCCAAGCCGGTGCTGCTCGCCAATGTGGACAATTTCTGGGAGCCGCTGTTCTCTCTGGTGTCCCACATGCGCCAGACCCAGTTCATCCGGGCCGGACTTTCCGTCGATATCCTGAAAGCGGACAAGGTCGAGGAGATCGTCCCACGGCTGCGCGCCGCGGCTGCGCAGATTCCCGACGGCCAGCGCGATCTTGCGCCGGAAGTGGCGCGCAAGCTCTAG
- a CDS encoding phosphatidylserine decarboxylase, giving the protein MSILDSIQRQIPPIHKEGYPFIGGFALASLVLFWLWSPLGWIGTILTVWCALFFRDPVRVTPVREGLVVSPADGRVSMITMALPPAELGLGDRPLPRISVFMSVFNCHVNRAPVAGRVDRIAYRPGLFINAELDKASEDNERNSLVISTPTARIGVVQIAGLVAKRIVCFVREGQAIGAGERFGLIRFGSRLDVYLPVGTKALVSEGQTAIAGETILADLAGDDPSRAFRAN; this is encoded by the coding sequence ATGTCCATTCTCGATTCGATCCAGCGTCAGATCCCGCCGATCCACAAGGAGGGCTATCCCTTCATTGGCGGCTTTGCGCTGGCAAGCCTCGTCCTGTTCTGGCTGTGGTCGCCTCTGGGGTGGATCGGCACGATCCTGACCGTGTGGTGCGCGCTGTTCTTCCGCGACCCCGTTCGTGTGACGCCGGTGCGCGAGGGGCTTGTGGTGTCGCCGGCCGACGGCCGCGTCTCGATGATCACCATGGCGCTGCCGCCGGCCGAGCTCGGGCTCGGCGACAGGCCACTGCCGCGCATCTCGGTGTTCATGAGCGTGTTCAACTGTCACGTGAACCGCGCTCCGGTCGCGGGCAGGGTGGACCGCATCGCCTACCGGCCCGGCCTTTTCATCAATGCCGAGCTCGACAAGGCCAGCGAAGACAATGAGCGCAACTCGCTGGTGATCTCGACGCCGACGGCGCGGATCGGCGTGGTGCAGATCGCAGGGCTCGTCGCCAAGCGCATCGTCTGCTTCGTCAGGGAGGGCCAGGCGATCGGCGCGGGCGAGCGCTTCGGCCTGATCCGGTTCGGCTCCCGGCTCGATGTCTATCTGCCTGTGGGGACCAAGGCGCTGGTCTCGGAAGGGCAGACCGCGATCGCCGGCGAGACGATCTTGGCCGATCTTGCCGGAGACGACCCCAGCCGCGCCTTCCGCGCCAATTAA
- a CDS encoding VOC family protein: MIDHISVGVSDLDRAAKFYEATLAAIGLLRLVTRPRTVGFGKAYPEFWINLREAMPPVAPESGVHICLRAKTTSEVDAFHAAALSAGGASDGAPGIRPHDRVRYYAAFVTDPDGNRIEAVTFPAD, encoded by the coding sequence ATGATCGACCACATCTCCGTCGGCGTCAGCGATCTCGATCGCGCCGCGAAATTCTACGAGGCCACGCTCGCCGCCATCGGCCTTTTGCGCCTCGTCACGCGGCCGCGCACGGTCGGCTTCGGCAAGGCCTATCCGGAATTCTGGATCAATCTGCGCGAGGCCATGCCGCCGGTAGCCCCCGAAAGCGGCGTGCATATCTGCCTTCGGGCGAAGACGACAAGCGAGGTCGATGCGTTTCACGCCGCAGCGCTGTCCGCCGGCGGCGCCTCGGACGGTGCGCCCGGCATCCGTCCGCATGACCGCGTGCGCTATTACGCGGCCTTCGTCACCGACCCAGATGGTAATCGGATCGAGGCGGTGACGTTTCCTGCGGACTAG